Genomic window (Arachis hypogaea cultivar Tifrunner chromosome 13, arahy.Tifrunner.gnm2.J5K5, whole genome shotgun sequence):
aaaagtttaaaaaatatcaaacagtccataaaaattttaaaaattttcaaaatagttATTCCGATTAAATGGATCAAATTGGAGATAAACATGATGActgttttgtatattttgaaacCTATACTAAATGTTCAATATTAAAGACAATTTGGGTAATTACTTAAATCTCATGTATGATGATGACTTTGAATATGCAATACGTTTTGGATCAAATTATGAACCAATGCAGAAGAGAAAAGCATTATAGAGGACCTGCATGTTGCACTTGACGAGATCGAGAGGAGTGACGGTCATGTGAGTGAGACCACAGCTGAAGACGCCACCAAAGCTGCATGCGGCGTAGTAAGCAGGAGAATACAATGGAATACTCTCTTTTGGTGCAGGGatcataaaattattattactattccTACCCTCTGAGCCTGAGaatggtggtggtgatgatgatgaagaagaagaatgtgagGACACATTGTTGAGCAATGTTTTTGGTGAGTAAAGGAAAGAAGGGATAAGAGAGTAGCGAGGTTGGTCAGAGGGAGCCATTATTGAGAATTCACAACAAGTATAttattcttttcttgtttgtgttTATGTGTGTAGATAGTTTTTGCCAGGGTGCAGAAGTAAAAAGAGAAAGGGGAAAACAAAAGTAGAAAGTGTTTTTAGTTTTGAGAGAAGGGGCGAGAAACTTGGAGGGTTTGTGGTAAGGAGAGGCATGAACAACCATGGAGTTATGTGAACCAACGAGTCCTTTCTTTCCGCGCTCTTCTTTGACTTTGTAATCTCCTGCATTTTTCATGTTACGCCTTTCACTACACCCACATACGTATTAAGTATTAACTCACCAGAAGCACAAAACTGCATGTTTCAATATCCATAATGTTAAAGTAGCCCatttttaactttttctttttctttttctaatataTACTTTTTacattatcaaaattttaattataaaaatataattgtttATGTGTCTTTTTCTATcagtctaaattttttaaataataattttcataAGATGATATTagagtttttataaaaaaagaaatttaattattgataaaaaaaattcagcatATGATAAATTAAACAATTATGTAACTTTAAAAAAGACTTCTGTACATAGATACATTTTATGAAAGGAAAATCACGTATATGAGTAGAGGTTATATTATATGATAGCTATGCAAATTTTAATCACATCTTGTAATATATTAGTACATAACAGACTAAACTTGTATcaagttttctttctttcttttatttatttgaaaaagaacaaACATGTGTCTGTGTATGTGTCTATTTAccactttttaatttagatatggaAGGAGAAATGGTGTAGGACACAGTTATGGAGTGTATGGGTGCTTTACGCAGTTGTGGTGTTAAGAGCAAATCGGACTcttcgatttgtgtttaaaaaattaaaaaaaattgcattacacaaattggaccgtccgatttgtattttaaacaattaaaaaaaatttaataatgaaATCGGACCATTcgatttttgttttcaaaataaaaaaaaatttaaagtacaAATTGGACCCTCCGATTTTCTCTCCCACataaatcggaccatccgatttaggttcataatttttttaacaaagaaatcagaccgtccgatttcttcactttatgattcaaaaaaaattatctcaCATTCATGTCTAGCACCACCCACCTCCATACACATGCATAACACACAAAATTtgcatatccaaaaaaattaacctCTATTTACATGAATTctcaaatcaaataacaatgtgtatattttttttttgaaataagcaATTAATAGAGGAATGCTATGGCagtaattttagtattttgtaactatcaattggtcataaatagtatttttaatggtgtgagattatatctaatggtgagaaattactcatttttattttgatGGTCAAGTGCTAgccagaaaacacaaaagttgctgccctagacttttccttaaaaaaatactaaaatggaTGTAAACAACTCCATGTCTACGTttcttttttaacaaaatattttaaaaaaatgaaaaatataaaaaaaaaaagttgctaAAATAGGAAATACTGCGCAGCATTATTCACTGAGCGTGACGATGATGAATAACCGAAAACTGCCAAATGAGTTAAGTGATAAGTGCCACGTAATTTTGGATAGAGTGTTATGCACCACTTGTTTCATTCCCATTTATGATTTTACCCAAGTAGCTAGCCAATACCCTATTCCGTATTGTTCTTCTGGTGACATGCTTTTTTCCTTTCCATCCAGATAATACACCCTTCAGTCCCTATCTCTTCTTATTCTTATTattcaatggcctcatcatcagtTTCAGCCACTTCTCTTAGGTTCGCACAATCTCTCACTTTGTGTAGCAAGACTACCCTCCAGGTTCTACATACATCTTgtttattcatattaatttaaCAGCTTTGTTTATTCTGAACATGTTATGTTTTTTATATATTGGTAAAACTTGTAGGCTAGTTCAAGATTTGGGGCAGTCTCTGTGGGATGGAGCAGGAGGAGCTTTCCTTCTTTAAGATCCTCTCGCTTCCGCATCTGTGCGgttagttatttatttagttagttaGCTGGTTAGTTACATTCTCCTGTTTGGAACTGAAACTCATTTAATTTAGTTAGTTatttgtttgttacaaatgatATGACGCAGGCACAGCCTGAGACAGTTGACAAAGTGTGCGAAATAGTGAGGAAACAGCTTGCTCTGCCTCCGGAGTCTCAACTTACCCCTGAAACCACCTTCACAGCACTTGGTGCTGACTCCCTTGACACTGTACGTActtaatattcaaataaatactatatattatatatctttcatcttttatttttcataattcaGTACATGTGTTTGTTTTTAATATATGCATTCATTGATGCAGGTGGAAATAGTGATGGGTTTGGAGGAAGAATTTGGAATTAGCGTTGAGGAGCAGAGCTCTGAAAACATCACTTGTATCAAAGAAGCTGCTGATTTGATAGAGAAACTTCTTCAAAACAAAACTCCACCTAGCTAGTTGTGTGCCTACAAGCTCAATTATATCCATTGCCAAAAAAACCCCCAAAAAAAGCATTTCTTGAGAGCACAAGTGTAACTGAACGAGGTTAATTGAATTTTGGATTAGACATGTTCTTTAGGTggataattagtatttttatttttccattgtgAGCTTTATTTGACGTTTGAACTTACTATCTGTTGTAAGACTCTCCGAATATGTCTGTTTTTGCCGTCAAGCTTCAGAAATTATTGCATGTTGATTTGATTCCAGAAAGTGAGATTTCAACCTTGGTATTAGCTTTTGCAGGATGGGATCTTACGCCATGTTTGTTCTGTTGTAGGACTTACCATATCAGAATTACTGGCTAATCACGTGTATGCCATAGCGTCTATTGTGGCTATGGTGCTTTAGAAAATACAACCATGCTCAGTGTGGACGGATATAAAAGGGGTGAAGTGGCTTTGTTCCTTCCAAAATTTTAAGCAACTACATCTATATATGAAATatgtgttaaaaaataaaataaaaaatattatgcgaTTTAATGactttatatgtattatttttagaGAAATGTCCGGGGCTAtctgaatttattgtttttggctAGGAAAAGTATATGGTACCAATATATTATCTGCTAATTTAttaccaacaataattaattattatattttaaacacatgtataaagagacacatccagaaaatatatcaaTAAAGACATTTCCATTAGACACagccataaaaaaatatttttattagacacatccacaaaaaTACTTCTATTAAATACCGTTATAAAtcagagttggcagaagttggcagaaatGATATTGGTAACGTAGCGAGATTGTTTTGGCtattatcagaatttattatttttggctattACTTAGTCatcaattcaattatttttagtCTAATTACTTCAGTCTAGTAATCCAATAACATACTTTATCCTATATTTATAAacattgatggctaattgatgaccaaaaacaataaattataatGACCATATAACACTCTtcttatttttttactatatttatgttttaattttttcacttactaatatttttttacttaacCAACTTAATATCATACACTCAAGTCTTTgcacttttttaattaatttctatatACTCATCTCAATatccaatttttaaaaaataaataaagtatcatTGTTGTCTACATTTGGGATAAatcccaaagttgtccctaacatttctAAATCGAATCAATATTGTCCTACCGTCAAATTGGCTAACATTTCGTTAATACCGTTGCACACATGGAGTTTAGGTTAGTGAACCCAAAGGTTAACATGGACATGTTTGCATTTTGCACCCATTATAACATTCACTATAGCAAACACAAAAGTTTGAAGAAATAGAGCACATCAATGTAATCTTTGCCATTCCAATTGTCTTAACCATACCCTTTTTACTCTTTTTCGAACTTGATCGCAGGGATTGGTTACATACTGAAGGTAGTTCATGGATCGTTCTTGGTTGTGTAGCATGATAGCTTAGGGTTTCGCTCTCTTCATGCGTTGATTTCGTTCTACAAAGGTATGTAtgaaggaaattttttttttcgggtttttaTGCAATAGTTCAACGAAGAACAATGGCTATGTGTGAGATTGTTTGCATTGTAGGGTGTTTTGGTTTTTTGTATTCCCAGAACAATGTTCTTTGTTTGCGTTAGTTAGGGCATGAAGTTTCTTATTTTTGGTGATTCGATCTTTGCTTACTGATGTAGGACTTTAGTAGTATTTTGTGATGTTTTGCCTAGACTAATAGATACATTTTTATTCAAACAATTTTGTTCATGTTGTCTGACTATGTTTACCTAATGCAATAGGATATGTGGTTTAGGATGAGTTattttagtgtcaaaatttatcaCCAAGAGATGTTTGGACTTTAAGGAGGGCCTTTGAAATATTTGGGGTGGAGAAACAACTATTATAGACTGCCACAACGAGGGTGAGTGGAGCCTAATTGATGTTTACGAGTTAGTGGGTAAACAAGGATATTTGAAGAAAGATATTGCAGTAATATGGTACAAATCAAAAGAGGAGGGTACAGAAAAAGACTTAAGGATGCTGTAAAGCGACAAAGATGCAATGGATATGGCCAATATTGGGGTCAGGGAGGATATAGTTGAGTTGTATGTGGTTCACAAAACTAGAAATATCTATCAAGAGGTTGAGGATGTCCAAATATTAGGGAGTACTAAAACTATAATGCAAGTGGAAGAAGATGGATCTGATGGGCCAGGCTCAATTATTACATATGAGGCCCATGCAATTGGACAAGTAGAGACAAATGCTGAGATCTAACTTGGGTTCTATAGTCAACTAGTCAAGTTACAAGTGGAGAGACCACCTGAGTTTGCTTCTAAAAGACCAAAGCTAGGTGTGGATTTAAGGCCAAAGTTTCAAAGACTTTATGTGTGTcttaatgcatgcaagaggaGTTTTATGGCATGAAGACCAGTGATTTGCTTAGATAGGTACTTCATCAAGACACCATATGGAGGAAAACTTCTCACAACAATTGTCTGGTTCTCCAATGATCAGATTTTGTCAATAGCTTATGCAATGGTTGAAGCAGAAACTAAGGATACATGGACTTGATTTCTTACCATTCTTTGTGATGACTTTGGCATTGACAAGGTAAAGAATTGCACCTTCATGTTTGACCAATAGAAGGTACTCTTCTATTAAGTTGAACATAAATTCTTATTTGCTTGCATTTTGTGATTTCAAATTGCTTTTTGAATTACTATTTAGCTAGTTGAATTTATGTTCAATTGTGTCTTGCTGTTTGAATTATTGTTTCAATTGTGTCTGGTGGGCAGGGTTTAGTTCCAACCTTCAATGAGCTCATTCCTAGAGTGGGTGAGCATGTATGCTAGTCGTGACAAATATGAGGTGACTAGTATCCATGGAGGCAAAAAGAAGTATGTGGTTAATTTGAAGACTCGTGAGTGTTCATGCAGGAAGTTTCAGTTGTTTGGAATCCCTTGTGCCCATGCAATGACTTGCATTAGGAAGATGTGCTTCAATGTGGACAACTTCATTGCAAATTGTTACAAGAAAGCTACATACATTCAATGCTATCAGCATGTTGTATATCCTATGAATGACCCCAACCTATGGAAAAAGACAGAATTTGATGATGTTTTGCCACCAGTTTATAAAAAACCCATTAGAAGGCCTAaactaaaaagaaataaaactgTAGATGAGCACCCAACCAAGAGAGGAGTATCTCATGAAGAATAGAATCAGAAGTACTCCTGTTGGTTTGCTACATGTCACAATAAATGGACCTGTCCAAAGAAGCACAAAGTTGCTGCAACTGCTACTGTAAGTACTCTGCTTGTCTATTTAGGTTTTTGGTTTCATTTTTATTTGTAGCATCCAGTTTATAATGTTGTATTTGTGGTTGTTTGATGGGCAAACAAAGTTACTGGATCTACATCAAAGAGATCTTCAAGTCTAATCTCTAGCACTATCTCTAGTCAGGCATCTAAACAATCATCAGCTACTTCAAAGAGGACCACAACCTCAAGGCCAAAGAGAAAATCATCTACCAATGTTGTGAGTTCTCAACAATCACAAgctacttcaaaaaaaaaaagactaaagtGGCCCCTTCCAACAATGCTTCTGAGCAGTAAGCAACTACACTCAGGGTGTTGCCAAGCCGACCCAAGACTGTCAGCATTTTCCAACTCAAATTCATGGCAAGGACACCTCCCAAAGCATGAAAAAAGATGTCATGATTATAATGTGCGGAATCTTCTATTTTTTGgcatctttagtttttcttgttaggTTTCTCTTTAGTATGATTATGATGTGTAAAAACTACTTTAAAGATTATATTTTGTTATGTTAGACATTTATTgttgagtaaagtatcatttgttatttttatgtgaatcttttgtgattgtagtcaATGATAATATCATGGTTAATGATTAAGTAATATGTTAGATTTCTAATTACTGTTATGCTCATgacttgcatgattaaaatagaagGCAAAATACCCTTATTTAGCTTAAAATTTCATGCAATTCCACAAAATATAAACGAGTTCAATATCACTACAATTTCTTAGCCAAAATACAGAGCATAAGTTACTTCTCTAATAATTTCTCCTAAAATCTTCTCGTCTCCAGCAACATCATTGCAGTAAAAGTCTCCAAAGTTTTGTCATTGTTGTTTTTCACAAACCAAAATTAGTGCAACTGTCCATCCAGCTAAAGCAAGTCCCATTGCAAGTATGAACCTGAATTCAACCTTATCCAATTTGCCCTTCAAATTTCTGACCTTTATCTTAACCTTGACACTTTTGGGTCTTCCTCTAATTTTGCCCATACAAAACAGCCACATTCTTCTCCAATCTAGACCAAACATGAGACAACCTAGTCAAATTCACAAATTGCCCAAACATATAATTCAACAACAAATAAACCCAACCCTAAACCTCACCCTTACAGCCCAAAGTTAACGCAGTCCCAGAACCTGCATCCAGGATTCTCTGCAGTTGACGAAGTAGCGAGCACAAGCCATTTCCCACAGTAGCAAGTTGTTCTCCTTCGACGTGCTTGGTTGCTATTTTGCATCGCCTGTTTTCTGCTTCACGTTGTCTCAGATTGACATGCTTCAGACTCCATTGAAATCAAGTAAAGGATATAGAGCTCGAGAGAAGGCACAACAGCAATGACAAGACCATATTTTTCAATTAGGGTTTTGAAGAGAAGACTTATTTtggcatttatttatttttcttttttccttagtAACGATTAAAAACAAACGCTTTGCCACAGTGGACACTAACCTCCATGTGTGCAACAGCGTTAACGAAATGTTAGCTAATTTAATAGTAGGACAACATTGATTCAATTTAAAAACGTTATAAATACAAATATGACGtttcaaacgttagggacaattttgagacttactccaaacgttggggacaaaaatgatactttactctaaaaaaatttatttttaataatattaaaatattaacatattaaacattatattattatatagaaTATTAAGAATGACTTATATCATTATATTTTAGCAATTACATTGTATATTTTAAACGCTCTTTTCTTGTAAAAGATACATTTTATGTTTAGATTGCttttatgtaataaaaaatataataaaaaagaagataattaaaaaatttgtttgaaattcGGTCCctgtatattaaaatttttagattcatTCTTaagtgtacactaaaattagttaccagtataaaatatacattaaaatacaaaatacatactaaaagtgagttaaattacacgtgtatttatacacaaatacatgatgactgattttagtgtgcaaataaaatttttataaaaagtatagttaaaattaaaataaaattttttattatttaatattttttaatttaaaaaataaaaaattctactaaaatataaaaaaaagtgtgATATTAATTTTAACAACATTTATATAACAATTGTAAATTCCACCTCATAATAATGTACCCCAAATAATACGAAAAATGGCCCAgacatttttttagaaaaaattctttaaaagaaaaagatatcatacaatttaatatatatttttattttttttattaaatttatatcaagtgattcttatttttgttttaaaagaatttcataaataaataatcgAAAGCGATCAAGGGGTAAAACCTTAGTAATAGTGTAATACACAATTGAATTTACAATCTCATCCACCATTGGATCAAAATGAAAAAGGTATCACAAAGCATTAAATGTTATAAAACGGATCGGAACGTATGTATAGAATTATAAAATTTacataatttatgaaaaaatatcaaatattttattaaaaaatataatataataaaattaaaaaattagctattactacaagaaaaaaggtctGTCGGCACACTTTTTTtaccacgcttttaaagtgtacCCAAAAGTGGTCTATGGCCACACTTTTGCGAGGGTGGCTACTGATTTGTGATTTGGTCACGTTTTTTTGCCACGtttgaaaagcgtggccatagaaaaAAATCAGCACGCTTTTACAAGGGTGTCCACTTATTtgaaatttggccacgcttttttactGCCACGCTTGAAAAGCATGGCGATATAGAAAAATTGGCACGCTTTTACGAGGGTGGTCGCTGATTAAAAATTTGGCCACCCTTTTTTTtgtcacgcttaaaaagcgtagccatagagaAAAACCgacacgcttgaaaagcgtggttATACCGTGTTTATTTTGGCACCGTAAAAAAAGTGCCGATAGAGTTCCCTCCCCTAAAATTTAGTTTCCCAcacttaaccttttttttttctaagttatcAAATTTAACTCTAAAAATGATAAAACAACATACTAACTTTACATTGTTACCAAATTCACTTTTAACCCTAAAATTCACTTTCAAACCCTAAAAGGCGCCGTCAGCTTCATCCATCTTCATCGCTCAGCTTCATCTTCTCGAACCCAGCCTTCGTCGTTCATCCATTTTCATCGTTCAACTTCATCTTCTCGAACCCAGCCAGCTTCATCTTCTCGAACCATCTTCATCACTGCCCTTCATCGCACCCATCGCCTTCATCGTCACCTTCATCGTTCATTACGGTGGCCTTCCTCGAGCTTGCCGTCGCCGTCATCGTCAGTGGTCGTTGTCTTCCTCGACACTGCTTTGAAAGGGTTTTGAGTGGCTTTTCCTTGAAAGGTTCAGAAAACCCTAACCTCCATCACACCGCCATCTATCTCACTGTCGCCACCCTTCGCGCTCAAGATCGCAACCAGGTTCATTGTTAGCCAGCTCGCCATTCCTCTTGCTGTTTGCTTGTCGTCCCCTCGCCGTTCTGGTCGTCGTTCTActcgcctctctctctctctctctctctctctctctctctctctctctctctctctctctctctctctctctctctctctctctctctctctctctctctctctctctctctctctctgttctgTTTGCTTTTCTGTCGCGGTTCTGCTCATCGTGCTGTTCGAAAGTTAGTGCTCAACTATGCTCCATCTTCGTTTTTTTAAAATGCTCCATTTAAAAATCAATCAAGAAAATTGGATGATTAATGGAATGTTTTCTGCTGTTAACTTTTGATTGAATTGATTAGTGATTAGCTCTTGTTGTGCTGctgttttaatttgtaaaatagaTGATTATTGAATGGAGTGGTGTTCATCTActgattaattatatatatatatatatatatatatatatatatatatatatatatattagctcTTTTAGAAAATATGTCATTTTACAATTATTATTTGGATTTCTGACTATGGTGGAAGCTTATGTTCTAGATGGAGCAAAAACAATGGGCAGCTAGTGCTTCCAAAAAGGGTCAATGTTCTATGCAATGGTGTGGAAGGAATCTATCATCCAGGCCTTCACTTGTAAGTATTTTTTTACAGAATTCGTTTCCTATTCTATTTTAAGTTTATCACTATCATCATCACTTTTGATTCTATAGTTATTTATTACTTTTTGGTGGTAGATCTTATGTTCCTTAACAGTTAAATGGTTGTGTGTCCTCTGTGCTTCAGATGAATGATTCTGGTTTTAGCAATTTGTAAGTTAACCAAATTTGCGCCAATACTTGTCCCCGGTAATGTTGAGGAAACTTTAGTTTAGTCTTAGTTCTTCTTTGTGTAAACACCCAAACCAGTTCCGTATTGCAAAAGAACTTCTTACTTCTTAAATAAGCTCTACTGTCATAAGAAAATTGTTTAAAGTAGAAAATGATAGCTTCTGGATAGTTACTTCAAAAAGAATGTGGTTATAAAAAGAGTTCCCCTTTTTTttcggctttttttttttttgggttgggggctaaacatatattatttttagaggtcgtagcactTCGCCACTTCTATTTTACATTTTAGGTGTAAAATTCTGTGTGATAGGGTATtacaaatattttgttatttcaaACGTTTTTATCACAATAGGAgctaaattaaaaaacaaaattatatggTATacgaactcaattaaaaagaaaaaaaatatattaacctaattaaaattttagtaaaattatagagatatgcagaataattaaattttatacaaaatagtAAAGACGGAGGgatgaatttgaattttttttatagttcaaagttaaaaaaaattggtgggtgcagttttatttttaagagttttttttttatgttttaaagatAAATAAGAGGATCGGATTtcggtttttaaaaatttttaaatatcttttaatttttcacgCTAGAGTCGTT
Coding sequences:
- the LOC112732900 gene encoding acyl carrier protein 4, chloroplastic codes for the protein MASSSVSATSLRFAQSLTLCSKTTLQASSRFGAVSVGWSRRSFPSLRSSRFRICAAQPETVDKVCEIVRKQLALPPESQLTPETTFTALGADSLDTVEIVMGLEEEFGISVEEQSSENITCIKEAADLIEKLLQNKTPPS